aacacgggcgtgatctgggccgtcagatcaagttgcatgaaggaggggaaatatcacaaaaaaatcagcgatatatctccgatatatcaccgatatatctccgatatatcgccgatatatcaccgatattttgTCACCAGAggcgattttttcaaaatatctccgatatatctcccagaaccgatatatcgccgatatatcgccgatattttggcgatatttACGGAAATATCTCTCCTCGatttttctcctcaaaatgTCGTGTCGCCGCCTCCCGATACaagatatatcgccgatatatcccgatattttcctccatgCAAGCCTCAAGCACTCCTAAGGGCACTCAGGTGTTCACGCAGAGATTTCAAGCTccgaatatttttattttcatatttaaatctatttattttgaaagtttaAATTTGAGTCCATTAGGTATTTATAGAATATAAATGCCATGTgaaatatgattttgttttattttttatacaagtATTGGAAAAACCTAATTTTCCTTTCCATTCCTAAAACACTTGAAAACATTTGTCTTTGCATTCATTAGGTTGAGATGGAGATTTGCATCCCTTAGGCATTGAGGTAAGATCCACTAGAATATGCATGATTCAGCTTGTAGATGTAAAGTTTAGTGTATGTGTTAGGAAGTAAGATTTAATGATAACATCCATCAAGTAaatctttatattgtttttttgaaTAGTGGATTTGTGATTATCAGTTTATGATCCCATGTTTTTACATTTGTATAGTATTTAGGAGACTAAGTGAGTAGTTTTCCATGTGAAAATACTTTGTATCTTGTGCTATGATTATTCTTTTcacttcataataataataataataatcttaaatataaaattttaataaaaattatatttaacaattataTAACATtccaatattatttattttaaaaatatgaaatttctcttatatttaacaatattcattattaaaatattcgaactttataaatcaaatatttatatattatataatttaatatataaaaataatttatacaaacattaatattatttaattttaatcacaattttaactttataataaaaaagtttaatttaaaaaataaaaataaaaaatagataaaaattaaatttataatagatAGAAAATACATATCTTACATCTTAATTAGTTTGAGTAACATATAAAAgttaataatatatttcattatttatatcttATCCCCTATTTGATTAAATATAGAATAAGTAGTGGAATAACTTATCCTATTCCATCACTAATAAAACGTGGTCCTATTTCATATTATATCCTAAGAATTAaacatatcttattttttatatagtgaTATAATTATGATATAAGAGTGACAAGATCAATCTATTCCGTACATGAATATATCTCACGTCAATGCGGCAGTTCATCACCACATGGGTGGACGGTCCAGTCTCCACAATCTGATTCTTACCTGAAATTACGCAATTGATTTGTTTCTCAACCATCAGAACTTAATCTAGAAAGTACTTTTTTCCAATGGCAAAATTTTTCTGAAGTTATCCCCATACAATTAATttacaactaaaaataaaatattcatttccaaAGAAGGCTTGAATGCTTATATATTGTTGACCTCCATGAAAGCATAGCCAAAAATCTCAAATTAGTGTCTGCACATGCATGAATTgaagaaaagattaaaaaaagttatttgatcTAGTCAACAAATCTGGCTATTTAAGTTACGtgcatccatccttttgttcagagtcTCCTTCCATATCAAGTACACATACTTTCTCTCCAACCAAACACTTCTCCTGCATTTGAAGACTCTCAACAAAGGAATCAATGGCTATGATGAATTCTTCATCAGCACTGACGCTCTTTTGCTGCTTCACCATTTTCTTTCAGTTTCTCTCTGTGAATTCACGCGATTCTCCTCCACTTGCACCAGCTCTATACGTCTTTGGCGATTCTTTGTTTGACAGCGGCAACAACAATCTTCTGCCGACTTTAGCTAAAGCCAACTATCTGCCCTACGGCATGAATTTCCCCAAAGGAGTCACTGGAAGATTCACAGATGGTAGAACTGTTCCAGACTTTATAGGTATGCATTGTTCTAAAAGTACTGTTAATTCATCCATATTCGTTGTTGTACTTCTaaactatgtttgattttgtgTGATGAAGCTGAATATCTCAGGCTACCGTATTCTCCGCCCTCGATTAGTGTTAGGACATCGGTGCCGCTGACGGGGTTGAATTATGCTTCTGGGGTGTGCGGAATCCTCCCTGAAACTGGAAGCCTGTTTGTAAGCAACTATCTGATATATCCACCATTACTAGTGTTTTCGATTAGAAtgttttctctaaattttttccttctctctgtACAAATTTATTTCTTCATAACTTTACAACCTGTTGCCCATAGCATGGATGGACAGCTAGCtagtttcaaaagaaaataaaaatatttatcttttaagcTATCATTAGTtcttaaaaagtttgaaaaaagaaCATCGAGGAAAGGGAAATTgggagaaaaattagaaaaaaggaaaataaaaaataaatttagaatcaataaattactcatttttttcacttatttaatccttttatataaaaattaaatagtttaaaaatatataaatttcttaataattttaattatatttgacttttcttcttattttttatagtaaaactaaatataaaaaaaaatcattttcttcaaaagtttttttcttGTTAGTACTTTTTGGATACCAAACATAttcttaaatttctttataaatgtttttgcaAATTTCTTTACAAACGAGAAAGATATTGAAAGTGTTTGGTATATATTAATTGGGAAGATTGATGTTCACATTAAATCAATTGTAAGTGTCCTTGAAAACCTAAAAGCCCCTTATTTAAAAGCTTAACAGTTTTCTTACCATCTTTTCCAAGTAACAAATTTCTTTAGTCTATCTCCATaagtagggttttttttttgaactaaCACAAGTATAAATGTCTTCccaccttctttttcttttcttatctttttccttttattaataaattaattacattGCATGCTATCATACATGGTCATGGGGGAGAGGGAATTTGATTGAAAAGTAgactatttattatattatcgTAAGATTATTTAAAGAAGACCATAAGGTGCTGTGGCAAGTGACAGCTGAACGAGATTATTAATTGTTGTTGGTGAATATAGAATAATTCTTGTAGACCGtgttcattttcatttcctacATACTCTCTCATAAACAGAAATTCCCACTGACTTTATCACGTTATAAGCTAACAATTTCTAAGTAGTTTACCTTACCCACAACAACCATTGATTCTCACTCGTTTTAGAATTGACTTTTTTTAGAAAGTTAGATCATGAATCATGGATAAGTAgatgggaaaataaaaaaatagaagtcaATTTCAGAACTTCTTGTTAATGTTTTCAGGGCAAATGCTTGAATTTGGATGACCAGATCGAGCTGTTTCGACTGACGGTTGAACTGAAATTGGTCGCTTCTTTTGGGAGTAAAAAGGAGATTTCGGAATACTTGTCAAAGTCCATATTCATATTCTCCATAGGCAACAATGACTACATCAACAACTACCTCCTACCCCTATTGTATGATTCAAGCAAACGTTACACCCCTCAACAATTTGCTCAACTCCTTGTGGGCAGACTCTCTCAAGGTCTGAAGGTAGGACATCTTCATATCTACTGTACTGTGGCATGTGTAGGAGAATAATGTATTGTACTTGATTATCTCCATTGATTTATTTGAACTGCAGAATTTATATATACTTGGAGCCAGGAAGATGATTGTGTTCGAGCTTGGCCCCATTGGGTGCATGCCATGGATAACAAGGAGGTCGAAAAAGGGTCAGGGACAATGCGACGAGGAAGCGAACTCTCTTGTATCACATTTCAACAATGATCTCGGTTCGATGCTAAAAGGATTAACATCCACCCTAAGCGGCTCAACCTTCGTACTCGGTCATGTGAATTGGCTAGGCTATGATGCGATCAAAAACCCTTCAAATTATGGTAATTTCCGAACCATTTTCCTTTAATTAGGGCGGGTTTCATCATACTGGCTAACCATGCACAACTGTTTGATGTGTAGGTTTGAGAGACACTAGCACTTCATGCTGCAACTCATGGCTGAATGGGACAGCGACATGCATTCCATTTGGAAAGCCTTGCGCCAACACAAATGAACATTTCTTTTGGGATGGTTTTCACCTCACTGAGGCTGTTTCTTCACTTGTTGCCAATGCATGCATCAATGGTTCCTCGGTTTGCCTTCCCATGAATATGGAGGGCCTCCTTAAAATTTGAATGTATGAATTCCATCAGCATGTATGCTTCTTATTTAAGCAAATAAATGCCAGAccttttcttcttgttcttcttttaCTTCGCTCTAATTAGACTCTAGAAGATTGAAACCGCCCTTGAGTTATGGTAGGTGTCAATTAATCAATattcatgaaaaagaaaaaaaaataaaaagaaaaaaaataaaaaataaaaagaagaagaagaaagcaagAACACATATTTTTCCTTGGACCGCTTCAAATACACAATGGTCCATATAAAAAGTAACTAGAATTCATGAAATCTTTAAACCAAATTGATTTtagtatacatatatatatatatatatatatatatatatatatatatagaacataatgaaaagttttcaaatgtTATCCAAGTTCAATAATTAATTGTTATATCTTGTATCCGATGAAGGAAAAAGTTCTTTAatactatatatgtatgagtctcttttaattttatggatACGTTTTAAAGTTGTAAAGATTTTCTAAACTCAATTTTATACGTAATGAAGGTGCTATGTGTTATTGACTTTTAactttgtttattaaaattccaACCAATGTTCAAATTAAAGTGAACCCAATTTGTAAAGTTTCTTGAAAATTGTAtgtatattaatttattcaaagtAGTGGCCATCACCTCCTAATATCATCCCAATAATATTAATTTGTGTATGTACATTTTGAATGACTCTTTGAACAACTCTAGCTTAATTACGTTGGTcatttttactaatatttttaatttaaaaaaagaaagaaaattttatcaattaaagAGTTGTATGATCATTAACCATCCGAATAATTTAACATGAAGTGTACTTAgtattttgatatataaataacttaataatatcaattaaatcattaataaaCTTTAAGTTAATAGATTCAACAAGATTCAAATCAAACATCTTAAATCAATGaacattaatttttcaattttaatctgAATTTATCacaataaagaagaaatttcaaatcgtagtttaaaattttactattttgatttacgttattaattgtttaaataaaACTTCATGTACATGTTGAAattaatcatcatttttatcatGTGTTACATGTTGAGAGGTTTCCATAATCGATCATGAATatattccaaaaagaaaattacgAAGGTAAATTTTTCATTACTCAAAGAATGTGACAAATTTCATTAAatcattcaatcaaatccataaTCCATAACATGAATTTCATCAACGTTTTGGAAGAACAAAACTCCCATGGATTGGGTCAATCGGTTATACGGTCGTACGATGTCTTCGAGTTTCAACAAGAGGATGACTCTAGTCCTTTATTGATTGGTCTATTTTTGGTCTATACGATGAAGAAAATTCACTGACCCTTCTTTTTTCGAAACTCAATGATGCCATCCCATAAACACACTACAGGTATTTTTCTCTCCATCCAAACACTTCTGGAAAATATTACTAGTTAAAAATGGATTTACTACTATCACTCTTTTGCTTcatcattttccttcattttctttctgtGAATTCACGCGATTCTCCTCCACTCGCACCAGCTCTATACGTTTTCTGGGATTCCTTGTTCGACAGCGGTAACAACAATCTTCTGCTAATTATCTGCCTTATGGCGTGAATTTTCCTGGAGGGGTCACTGGAAGATTCACTAATGGTAGAACTGTCGCAGATTTTATAGGTACTAATTAATTCGTGTACATAATGTTGTCATGTGATCATCCTCACCATAGAAATCTGAGCtgtatattttgatatttttttttctttcatgatcTGCAGCTGAATATCTTGGGCTGCCATTTCCTCCAACCTCCAATAGTATTCACGGGACAGTTCTAACGGGTTTGAATTATGCTTCCGGATCATGCGGCATTCTCCCGGAAACTGGAAATCATCTCGTAAGTAATTCTATCGCTAAACAATGCTCCATTTTTGGGGCTGGATAAGTGTTCTGAACTTTGAGTAAATGCTCTCCTCCCTTAGTGTTtgaagactaaaaaaaataataattatgtttattATAATGGTTGAGCATTTAAGACAATAATGCGCTCCAACTACGTTCCCATGTGGGATGTGGATCATAAAATACAATCCCACGATGTTTCCACTTagatttgaagaaaattaagaGGAGATCATCTTAGCTTTCACGTATCCATTTACTAGTAGTGCTTTGGTTTTTGCTCAAAGCAAACCATATATAATAAAGGGGGGTGTTGCAAGTGATCAGCTAGGAAAACTCTGATTGCTTTACAGGGTGGAATGCACCATTGCTAGCTGCACGATCGTGTTCATTTTCCCGGTCAATGCATGCACGtctaattactattttttttttcttttaaattttcaggaaccaaacatagcctgaATTAAAATCTTAAGTAAACTAATAGGCACTTCGGTCAGGAACATGCAGTTTcgcttttgttttatttttatttatgataattttattactAATTGGGGTATAAAGGTCAGAGCTCTGCACTGATACACATCTAAACCTAATTTTGCCTTTCTGAAGCTAGACGGAATTTCGAAGAAGAAATGGTCCATCTTTCACGTTGCCATTTGTGGGTTAGCATACCATGAAGCCATTACTCATTTAGCCAAAAACAGGAGTGTGTGCGTGTGTTTTCTAGATATCATGGCTATTTGTATTCTGAAAGAATAGTTGTTTTTTtcttgaggaaaaaaattattttgaagaatcATTCCCACACCCTAACGATGGATATCTATACATTTGTTTTGGAGTTTGTGTTGGGTCCTATGCATAGCAAATACTCCTGAGAATAGTAGTCTTCTTTTGGGCTAATTCTACGTTTACTTTAACATGAAGAGAAGTATTCTAATTGATAGATGATACATATTTGCAGGGAAAATGCTTGAATCTGGATGACCAGATTGAGTTGTTTAAAATGACAGTTAAACAGAATTTGGCAAAAGAATATGGAAGCAAAAAAGAGCTTTCAGCATACTTGTCAAAGTCCATATTCGTGTTCTCAATAGGCAGCAATGACTACTTGAACAACTACCTCCAACCCCATCAATACAATTCAAGCCATCGCTACACTCCTCAACAATTTGCTCAGCTACTAGTAGATAAACTCTCTCAGGGTCTTAAGGTACAACGCTCTTATTGAATTATGAAGCTTGAATCACTTTTGCTATGTCCGAATCACAAACCTGAATCAGTCCTGTTT
Above is a genomic segment from Vitis riparia cultivar Riparia Gloire de Montpellier isolate 1030 chromosome 14, EGFV_Vit.rip_1.0, whole genome shotgun sequence containing:
- the LOC117930408 gene encoding GDSL esterase/lipase 7-like, giving the protein MAMMNSSSALTLFCCFTIFFQFLSVNSRDSPPLAPALYVFGDSLFDSGNNNLLPTLAKANYLPYGMNFPKGVTGRFTDGRTVPDFIAEYLRLPYSPPSISVRTSVPLTGLNYASGVCGILPETGSLFGKCLNLDDQIELFRLTVELKLVASFGSKKEISEYLSKSIFIFSIGNNDYINNYLLPLLYDSSKRYTPQQFAQLLVGRLSQGLKNLYILGARKMIVFELGPIGCMPWITRRSKKGQGQCDEEANSLVSHFNNDLGSMLKGLTSTLSGSTFVLGHVNWLGYDAIKNPSNYGLRDTSTSCCNSWLNGTATCIPFGKPCANTNEHFFWDGFHLTEAVSSLVANACINGSSVCLPMNMEGLLKI